The Suricata suricatta isolate VVHF042 chromosome 13, meerkat_22Aug2017_6uvM2_HiC, whole genome shotgun sequence nucleotide sequence TTGTGTCAAACCTGCCTTGTGCGCTATGTTGATTGGGAAAAGCGGCATTAAAACTGTGGTCACATACGGGTTAACTGGCGCCAGCAGAAACGACAAGGAGCACGGTACAGCGTGTAGCACGGAGGTTTATTTGTGCCAGCGGCACCTGATCCCACATGAAAACCATTCTCCGGGAATCGGCCGCTTGCTCAGGACTTGGGGGAAGGGCTACACCCGCTAGTCTCACACACCAGGAGTCCGGCGTAGGAATTTCTGAGCCCACAGGTATGATGTGGCTGCGCAGAGTCCATACCTTGGATCAAAAAGACGACAGTCNNNNNNNNNNNNNNNNNNNNNNNNNNNNNNNNNNNNNNNNNNNNNNNNNNNNNNNNNNNNNNNNNNNNNNNNNNNNNNNNNNNNNNNNNNNNNNNNNNNNgggggggggggggggggggggggagggccgCCAGAGACCAGGACTCACCAGGTGACGATGTACTGCATGTGCTCATTCCTCAGAGTGACTCGGGTTTGCCCTCCGATGGGTCCCCCGGGGACTGTGCTCTCTGCAGAGACAGTGGGCTCAGTCCCCAAGTGCTATGCCACCAGCTTCTTAGCACTTGTGTCTCCCTAGAGCAGCCTGGCCAGCTGTTTCCCTGGAACCTTCCCGAGTTCTTTAGGGCTGAGTCTTGTGTGGCCAAAAATTCAGTAGGTGCCTTTCACTTGAAACCAGCCCTGGGTTGCCTCTTTCTAAACCTACACTCCTCTTCTCCCAACACAGACTAGAACGTAAGGCGGGAAAGAACCAGATTTCCAGAGCGAAGAGGAAGGTAGAACGGGGTTTACAACAGCACTTGATCTAGGGCGGGCTGGGCGTGGCGTACGGAGGTCGGCATCGATGAACACGGGGTCCGCTCCTGTGAGCCTGGCCATGGCCTCCACGTCCCGGTAATGCCAGTGGTTGCTTTCAGGATTGTTCTCCGGGACAAAGGGTTTCCTGGCTTCTGTCAGCCTCACCATCCCGACTAGGTCCACCTCGCCCTCAATCTATAAAGGAAAATCCGGCATTGCTCCTTAAGGCCTGAGATTTCTATAGAGccatgctcaaaaaaaaaaaaggttcgtGCCCCTTACCTGGCCTTTCTGCCGCGAGTCCGGGTTCACCTTCTTCCTGGGAACGAACCCTCTGTTTACCAGGATGGTCGTTCTGGAGTAACAGAGATGCGCTCAGGCGGGGAAGGATTTCTGCAGGGCCGCTGGGGGGGCCTGGGAGGGTGGTAAGTAGCAAAGGCCCCTGGGACGGCCTTGAAGACAGACCTCCAAGGTCCAGGTTAACTCCCTGCCTCCATCTCGGCTTCCTTTCTTCGGCCTCCCCCTGCACCAACCGGAGCGCTGACCCCCACCTCTCCCTCGAACTAGTGCAGCCGTGGCCTCGCGTGCCTCCAGTGTCCccttgggggtgggaggaaagcGCAGCCTGCTGGAGACCCTCAGACCGGACGCCGGCAAGCTGCTCTGGTCACCCAGTCCTGCAGTGACCCTGGCTGTCCCGGTCACTTCCTCTCCCTGCATGTGGCCCCAGCagtcccctgggaagccttccctggcctGACCCCCTCGGGGCAGACCTTGGGTCCTTGCTTGCCCCTCCCTGCGGCACCGCGGCCTAACGTGCTGGCCTAGATCTCCAGAGTGGTGGGCTTCACTCGCCTCTGCTGAGGGCTTAACATTCGGAAATTACTCAGGGAGACGTCAGAAGTGCAAACTCCAGTGTCGTTCGAGGGTGTCCCGGATTGCCcgcggcggggaggggagagaggacagtCGGTGCGCCCCTGCCTGCCTACTCACCCCAGCTCAGTGCAGCGGAAGGGGGTGACCACGTAGGCCCCGCTCTCCGGCGAGGAGGAGAGGCGGCCGGCCTCACGGGCCTCCCGGGCCGGGTCCACCATCGTCCGAGGCATCATGTACAGCTCCTTGGAGTGGTCGAAGCGCCCCCTGACCTTCACTGGCCTGTACTCCAGACTCTTCAGTTCCATGGGGCTGCGCGGCAGTGGGGGAGGCCCGCAGGACTGGGCAGGGAGGCCGCACACCACAAGTACAGTGGTCTGCTGCCCCGACCCAGGTCTCCCTCCAGGACAGCGTGTCAAGGTGAGGGGGAGAAGCGACAGAATCCTAGGACACTCGTGAATCTCCTCTCCTGCCAAGACTCGACCCGAGGGCACGCTGCCCTCACCCACCAGACAAGCTACTGCTGCAGGGAGCCCGTCAGCGCCGGGCCCCACGTGGACGGCGGGCCTGACACGAGGTGAAACCCCGGATCACAGAGCTCTATCTAAACATGTCACGCCGCGTCCCCACGGTGGTCAGAAAGCCCATTAGGACAGCCCATCCTGAGGGCTCCCGTCTGAGGGTCAGGGGAGCAAGCAGAAGACACCCGGCCCCGCGGCTGACCCGAGTGAGGCCGGTCCCGGGCGGGCAGCCCCGCACTCACTCTGCTGGGAGAGGGATGGGTTCAGCCATAACTCTGGCCTCGAGCTCTGCTATCAGCTTCAGCTTCCACTTCCGACGCTGGACCTGAGGGGATGGCAGGGCAAAGGCTCAGAgccaccaggggcgcctgggcggctccgccGGTTAAACATCTCACTTAGGCCCGGGTCGTCATCTCACCAtcgggctctgcgccgacagctcggagcctggagctgcttcggattctgtgtctccctccccctcagcccctcccccacttgcaccgtGTGTCTGTCTGCtcaaaaactaacattaaaaagaagaaaaaagaactcagCCACCAGAGCTAGAGGCCAGTGTGTACCTGCCAGGTCCCCAGGCCGAAGGCAGTCACGGGGATGAGAAGCAGGACCCACTGGAGAAAGGAGTCATCCTCCGCTTTTGTGGCAGGTGCTTCGGTTGCAGAACTGCCACACCTTCTCGGGCTCCAGGCCACCCCTAGGTTTACAACCCTGGCGTCGGGTCGGAAGCCCCCGACAAGCAGAGCTGGAGCAGCCCATTCCTCAAGAAGAGACGAGCACTACTGGCCGAGAGTGAACAGACCCGCCAGCGGCCAGGAGCCACCGGCCCGATCCTAAACCAGCCCCCGCAGGCGCACGCTCCCTGCGTGTTTACTGACCGCGGAAGCAACACCGCGGGCTtagtcctgcctctgccaccaaCCCCGACCCCGGGCGACTCGTGTAAGCCGTCATGCCTTTTACACCAGCCTCCGCGGCGCACGCCGTTGCACTAAGATGCAGCCGCTGCGCAGAGGCAGCAGCGCGATCAGCTCGGAAAGGGGCTCACGGAGCTGCCCCGGCAGCGGCTCCTGTTCACTG carries:
- the LOC115275783 gene encoding surfeit locus protein 1; translated protein: MELKSLEYRPVKVRGRFDHSKELYMMPRTMVDPAREAREAGRLSSSPESGAYVVTPFRCTELGTTILVNRGFVPRKKVNPDSRQKGQIEGEVDLVGMVRLTEARKPFVPENNPESNHWHYRDVEAMARLTGADPVFIDADLQSTVPGGPIGGQTRVTLRNEHMQYIVTWYGLCAATSYLWAQKFLRRTPGV